TGCTACCCAGTCACTAGTAGGTGTAGGCTAGGGAACTGTGCTGAGTATTGCTGTGTTCAGAGCTGTGGCTGCACTTAGCATCTGGTATCGTCAACTATGCAGCACATTTGGGCGAAGCCTTGCGCAGATGCGGCTCTTGGGGATTAGTGTGTTCGCTGTACTCATGTTGACTGGCTGTGTTAAATATGAGGTGGGGCTGAACTTTAGCACAACTCATTACGGCACGATCGTACAGCACATCAAGCTAGGGCAACGATTCACCGTTTTTAGCGGTCAGTCTGCTGAGCAGTGGCTAACCACGCTGGAACAACGAGCACGCTCCTTAGGAGGTAGCGCTAGTCGCCTGTCTAGCCAAGAAGTGATTTTAACGATGCCCTTCTACAATGGCGCTGACTTGATGCAACGCTTCAATCAGTTTTTTAATCCGTCCTCGGAATCGGGTAATCAGCAATTAGTGGAGTTGCCATCGCTGAGTCCGACTCTAACCTTACAGCAAACCAATGCCCTGTTTGCCGTGCGCAATCACCTTATCTATGATGTGGATTTGCAACCACTAGGTGTGGTTGGTGCTGATGGTAACCAATTGATCAACACTAGCTCGCTGATAGAGTTGCAGTTAGGTCTGAGCACACCTTGGGGAGCTACAGTTTTGGAGCCTGTAACTCAGGTAGAGCGAGTTGAGTTATTACCAGACGGTCACTCCCTTGTTTGGATCCTAAAGCCAGGCCAAGTAAATCACCTAGAAGCTATTTTCTGGCTACCGAATCCATTGGGCATTGGGATTGCTGTCATTGTCATAGCAGTATTAGGTGGTGCTCTTCTCCGCTACCGCATCCTGTCACCACCCGTGTTGCCGCCTATGGTACCCTTTACCTAAACATAGCCTCGACCTTGGTCGTGTGCTGCTTACAGTAGTAAGGGATGCCCGCTATGGTTGCCGCAGCAATGTAGCCTCCCACTGCTGTCGCTCGATCGTCTTGGTTACTGGGCAAATTAGGAGCAGGTAGATCGAAAAAATTTTGCTGAAATACACCTAGAACTAAGTCTTGAACGGTTTTGACACTAGCGTTGTCCAACACACTGCATATGCCTCTAGCCATGCGGATGTTATTGGCTGACCCAAGCTGAGACACAACCGATGCCACCAATGGCTCATCCTTAACGATGGTGTCAAGTGCTTGCAAATAGCTAGCATCTGATGACAATGCTGGCTTGGGTAGCAGGCTCATTGCAGCGATTGTAGTAATAGTTACTAAAAATGTCTGGTTACTGTTCACAAATTTTCCCCATAGAAAACAACAGGTTTAAGTTGTAACCATCTGTCAAGCCCAGATAAAGACTACTGATGGTATTCGAACTACCACAAGCTGTGAAACCACGACTCTGCTAGTCAATACAACACAGATGCAATACTGCTGGATGTCTACTGACGGCAATGCAAGAATTAGCCTAGACGTTTATAGGAAGGATGTTAGTCCTCACACTATGAGCTTCAACAGCAATCACGTCCTCACTTTCCCTTTCAGGGCTATATGATTAGCCGCACTGGAATCAGATGTGGGTAATCAGATATTCATCAATTGGTTTCAAGCAACTAAGTTGTTCAAGTCTAGCCTATATCACCCGAACTCGGCAGAGTTTTGCCAGCTAGCTTTGAGGTGTTTGAACTGACTTTTCTCCTAGGCGTGGTTCAGTACCTGCTAGTAGGCGCTGAATGTTGCTGCTGTGGCGATAAATCACATAGCTGCTGCCTATGACTGCAAACAGCCAATAGGCAACTGTAGGGTTAAGGAGGGGCATAAGGATACAGCAGGCGATCGCAGCGACAATCGACCCCAAGGACACAATCCGGCTAGCAGCTAAAACCACACCAAACACTGCCAGCGTCAATAATCCTACTCGCCAGTCTAGCGTTAGCAGCACACCCAACCCCGACGCTACAGACTTACCCCCTGTGAAATTTAGCCAAATCGACTTGCTGTGACCTAGCAGTGCTGCCATCCCAGTCAGCACAGACAACCAGGGCAACCATTGCTCAGTAGTAACTGTAGCCATTAAGCGATCAACTCCTGAAGGCAACAGGGCTTGCACTACCGTGGGGTATAGCAGCCGAGCTAAGACGATCGCTGCTACGGCCTTGCCAATGTCCACTACGAACACCACTAAAGCAGGTAGTTTCCCCACTGTACGCAACACATTCGTCGCCCCAGTTGACCCAGAACCATGCTCTCGAATATCGATGCCCTTCAGCCATTTGCCTGCCCAATACCCTGGTGGTATTGAACCGAGAAGATAGGCAAACCCAACCAGCAAAAGATTAATCACTAACCAAAGCAGGAATGAAGAGGTCATGGTACATCCATCCAAATGCTGGTTTACAAAGGGGTGCAGATTATCAACGGTGTCAAGAGTAATTCTACAGTTGAGGCGACCCTGCCACATAACTTTTCCCTGTAGAGAGCAGCAAGGTGTTGGCTGAACAGCACAGTGCCATGCTATACATCTCTTCTCAACAGTACAGCACCATACCCTAATGATCAGCGTGGCAGAACATAGAGCTGTGTGAAGTAAAATCCACCGTTTCGATCCTGAGCAACACCGATGCCTGTGTAGCGATAGTAGCTTGCTTCGATGGCCTGACGATGGGCATGACTGCGCAGCCAACCCCGAAAGGCACGATCGGCTGTGTGGCTGTGGGAGAAGATGTAAGCAGCATTTTCTGCTACTCGTCGAGTCGGTATGATTTGATCAACGCTGTAGAGTCGTTGTTGCAAGCCGGTATGTCCAAAGGGGACACGCTTGGTGGCCATGTCTTGGCTGTGTTGACGGGCGATCTAGCTAATTCGAGCATCTAGCAAGAGGGGCAACAACCCTTTACTAAGGCGATACTGATTAACCTGCACATGGATTGCTTGCTCTAGCTCTGCAACAGTAAGTATGCGAGGAGATGGTGTGGAAGGAGGAGGTGATGGACGAGGACGACGCTGGAAGAGGTCAGGTGTCGAACGGGGTTGATTTGGCTGTGTAGAGGATAGAGATAGTAAAGCAGACGGAGAATAGGGAAAAAGGTCGGGAGTTGGCTCATTCGCCAGAGTCATTGCTGGAATACTAAGGCAGAGCCACACCCCATAACTAGCAAGCCTTTGCCAGCGGAGAGCAACTATCATCGAACAGTACATAATAGTACATACTCGACTGGTGAATATATGCAGCATGAAGTAGGGATAATAACAGGCAGCAGAGTAAGTAAATAATCATTCTGGTTGCAGCACACAACTGGAGATCACCATTGAGCCAATCCTCAGCTATAGCAATACACAACCCAGTTAGGCTACTGGTAGCCAGTTAGAACGTCGGTAGTGAGGACTTAAGTCCTCACTACGAACCTTAACAGCAATCAATTTGTCCTAATCAACCAGTTTTTGGCCATGGTTTATACTTAAGTCCTCACTACGAACCTTAACAGCAATCAATTTGTCCTAATCAACCAGTTTTTGGCCGTGGTTTATTAGGTGGCAAGGGTAGCAAGCATCTCGCTATGAGTCACCCTTTAGATAGCAAGCAGCTAGACAGTATATTAGACAGCAGATGATCTGCTTAGTTCCAGTTCTTACCAGTTTTACGCCTTCCTAGGATAGGCTTGCCTTTGCTAGCGGTGCTCTAAGGGTTTGGATAGCTTGGCATCAGCAAGCCACATCTGTAGAGTAGGCACTACCTCAGCCAGGGAAAGTTCTTGGGAAGCGCGAGTAGCACGGCTAACTACCTCGACTTTGCCTTGAGCGAGGGCTTTGCCAGTGACCACACGGTAGGGGATACCAATCAGGTCGGCATCTTTGAACTTCACCCCAGCGCGTTCATTACGATCGTCGAGTAACACCTCAATCCCTGCCGATGTTAGCTCACTGTAGAGGGTTTCAGCCGCAGTAACTTGATCGGGTTTGTTTAGGTCAGGGATGACGATGATGACGTGATAGGGAGCGATCGCGGGATTCCAGATAATGCCGTCTTGATCGTGGGACTGCTCCACGGCTGCCTGGGCTAGACGAGAGACTCCCACACCATAACAGCCCATCACAAGGGGCTTTTCTTCACCTTGTTCATTGGTAAAGGTAGCCGCCATAGCCGCAGAATATTTGGTTCCCAGTTGAAAAATATGTCCAATTTCAATTCCCCGTGCGGTTTGCAGCAACTGAGCTGGATCATGAACGGCTCGATCGCCCGCAGTCGCCGTGCGCACATCTACAACCAACTTGGGCAACTCAAATTCATGACCCCAGTTAGCTCCAACCACGTGATAGCCAGTCTCGTTAGCTCCAGTTACAAAGTTAGTTAGGGGAACAATGGTCTGGTCTGCAAGGCGCAGAAATTGGGGATGAATATAGCCCTGCTCTGGTTTTTGGCGCTGTTGATGGATATAGTCGTCGCCAAGGTTAGGAGCAAGGTAGCCAAGGGGTAGTGGCTTAGCTGCCCAAGTGGCTTGTTGAGCAGCATCAGGAACCATCAGTTTCAGCACAGTTTTCGCGCCATAGTCACTAGCTCGTTTTACCAGTTCGTTTTGGAGCTTGACTTCATTCACATCCTGATCACCCCGGATGCTAACCAGCACCAGCACAGTCATGCCATTGTCATACAAGACCTGATAGAGGACGTTCTTAACTACACAGGTAGGGGAACAGTTGAGAAAATCACAGAGCTTGGCGATCGTATCCGTATCGGGTGTGGCTCGTTGCTCATAGGTGCTGAAGGGTGAGGGCAGAGCTTCAGGAGGCAAAGACACTGCTTTTTCCACATTAGCAGCGTACTGACCATCATCGGTGTAGAGAATTTCGTCTTCCCCTGCCTCTGCTAACACCATAAACTCTTGGGATCCAGAACCGCCGATCGCACCGGAATCAGCCTCTACTGCCCGGAACTTCAGACCACACCGCCGCAGAATGTTGCTGTAGGCAGCATCCATCGCTTGATAGGTCTGCTTCAAACTCTCCTCATCGGCATGGAAGGAGTAAGCATCCTTCATAATAAACTCACGGCCTCGCATCAGCCCAAACCGAGGACGGATTTCATCCCGAAACTTGGTTTGAATTTGGTACAGCGTGACGGGAAGCTGGCGATAGGAGCGGATCATATCTCTAGCCACAGCGGTAATCACTTCCTCGTGGGTAGGGCCTAGCCCCATCTCTCGGTCTTGGCGATCAATTAGGGAAAACATAATCCCCTCAGCCTTGGTGTAAGTGTCCCATCGTCCTGACTCTCGCCATAGCTCAGCCGGTTGAAGTTGCGGCAATAGGCATTCCATTGCACCAATGGCGTTCATCTCCTCCCGCACAATTTGTGACACCTTCTGTAACACTCGCCACATTAAAGGCAAGTATGCATAAATACCACTGCCAATGCGACGGATGTAGCCTGCCCGCAGTAGGAGCTTGTGACTGGGAATTTCGGCTTCGGCAGGATCTTCACGCAGAGTAACAAATAGCTGTTGGGATAGACGCATAGTGGCTAATTTAATTCTGATGGTGCTGGATAGTGATGAAATCCCCAATTTGGATTCCTAGTTCTTTGGCTCTGCCGCCTCGCAGTTCGATGACGTTATCGATCGGCACCCCTGGGCCGTAAACTGGGCAGGGGTCTGATTGGCAGGGTGGCACATTGGCAGCAATAAACAGCACCTTGCCCTGGCGCATAAACACCATATCCAGAGGAATTTGCACATTTTTCATCCAAAAGCTGACGGTCATGGGTGGGTCAAAGGGAAATAGCATCCCCCGATCGTCGGGCAGGCTGGGGCGGTACATCAGCCCTGTTGACTGTTCTTGTACAGTGCGAGCCACCTCTAGTTTGATGGGTTTGCCAGCAATAATTGCCGTGGCTGAGATAGGTAACGACTGACCCATTGGCCTGCTAGCAGGAGACGCTGCGACAGACATTGGAGAATTAGCAAAGGGCAGGGTATCAGAAGCAGTCGGCGTACATCCAAGGCTAGCTAGACTAATGGTCAGCAATGATCCTGCCATGACCAAGTGAATCATGCTGCGGTGCAGCCAGGGTAACCGAGTGGATGCTAGGGTCAGCAGGGGCAAACGATAATGCATCATTTCAAGTCCAATAGGCCGTTATCCTTCAGTTTGGGGTTAAAGCGGATGGGCATCTTTACCCCTCGCGCTTGCAAGGCATCGAGGATCTGTGCCTCCAATCGTCGAGCCACCGTCTTTAGCAGTTTACTGCGAGTCATGTCATCTGGTGCACTCTCATAGGCAAGTTTCTCATCTGCTGACATGGTGGGCTTAGCGTCAATCGGATCATGCCAGAGTGCCTGTTCAGGGCCGTTACCGGGTGGCACAGCACCATACTCCGCAATCCAACAATCACGAATCGCCTCCAGAATAGCCCGCTGCGGGCGATCGATCGTGTGAACCTTTAGCCAATAGCAGCGATCAGGTTGACGCACCAAATGCTGTTGCAAACTGGCATACACATCTCTAGAATAGCCAATGCACTGCAATGTTTTGGCCTTGTCAAAGATAGCATAGACCCCCACTTGACCCTGAAACTGCTCAGGCAGCATACCGTGGTCATTGATATAGGGTAAAAATGCTAGTGCATGTAAGGACTGGTCACTTGAAGTCACGATCTGCTATTTCCTATACACGTTGAACCTGACTAAGCATCGACTGGGTTGTTCCACTGGATCAAGTATCTGGTGTGCGCTACCCGTTGGCAACTATCGCCACCGATAGCCATCGTTCTCAATCTAGCAACCCTTGCTGATAGACTGTCAGGCTATTGAGCTATCTACCAAACTGATCCATGACAACAATTAAGCATTTCTTAACAAGCCATCATTGGTTTTGGGTCATGAGCACTATGCTGCCTAGCGGCATATTAATGGGACTGGCGACAGCTCCTGTAGGGGCGTGGTGGTTGGCTTGGGTAGCACTGGTGCCGCTGTGGGCGATCGTCCTGCAACTAAAACGTCATGGGCGATTGTGGTGGCACGCTAGCCTTGCTGGGCTGCTCTGGGGCATTGGATACCACGGTCTGGCGCTGTTTTGGATTACGGGTATCCACCCCATGACATGGTTGGGCGTACCCTGGCTAGCCAGTTTGGCGATCGCTCTGGTTTGCTGGGTAATAATCACCCTCTGGGGTGCCCTGCTAGTGACACTTTGGGCTGTGGTTATGTCTCGGCTCCAGAGCAGCCATCCTGCCAGTTGGGTATTAATCCTGTTAGGAACAGCCCTCTGGTGTGGCCTGGAATGGGCATGGAGCAGCGGAGTGCTGTGGTGGACTTCGTTATCCTACACCCAGAGTCCCCATAATCTTGTCATTCTACAGTTAGGGCAACTCTCAGGGCCAGCGACAATAACGGCGGCGATCGTAGCAGTAAATGGCCTACTTGCAGCCGCATGGACAGAGTTCTGCTCGCTTAGTACTGTCTCCAAGGGAAACCCAGATTATGCCTCTAGTGCCTACCGTAATGGAGCAGCGGGCTACAGGTATAGACCCCCACAATCCTTTTTTATTGCTGCTGTGGTGCTGTGTTGCAGTGCTCATCTCATCGGATTTTGGCTCTACAGCCGTCCCCTAGCAGATACACCCAGCATGGCAGTCAGAGCCGGGATCATCCAAGGCAATATCCCCAACACCATCAAACTGTTTAGTGAGGGCTGGCGACGCGCAATCGCAGGCTATACCGATGGATATACCCAATTGGCTGCTCAAGGGGTTGATCTGGTCTTGACTCCAGAGACTGCCCTGCCATTTTTGTGGACACAACCCCAAGACGCTCTACCGACGCTCTACCAAGCTATTCGCACCCAGGGAGTCACAGCATTGGTGGGGGGATTCGGGGAGCGGGGCGATCGGCTTACCAACAGTCTGTTTACAATCACGGGCGACGGCACCATTCTCAGTCGCTATGACAAGGTAAAACTGGTGCCCTTAGGGGAATATATTCCTTTTGAGGCCCTGTTGAGTCGGTTGGTGAGTCGTCTATCACCCTTAGACTCTCAACTAGCGGCTGGAGAGCCAACCCAGCAATTTGAAACAGGGTTGGGACGGGCGATCGTCAGCATCTGCTATGAGTCAGCCTTTGCCAACTACCTGCGACAGCAAGCCACCGCTGGGGGTGAATTGTTTCTGAGTGCGGCGAACAATGCCCACTACAGCCCGGCAATGCCTGCCCAACACCACGCCCAAGATGTGCAGCGGGCGATCGAACTGGATCGCTGGGCTATCCGTGCTGCTAACACAGGCTACTCTGGCATTGTGGATCCCCACGGCAATACCCGATGGATCTCCCACTTGAACACCTATGCCCTCCATGCAGCCACGGTCTATCGTCGTCAGACTCGCACTCTCTATGTCCGCTGGGGAGATTGGCTGACCCCTGTCTTACTAGTGCTAGCCGCAGGTGTAGGCGGCATCCAAGTTATCCGCACATCTCCAGATAGCGTTTGAGGTAAGCGTATAGCATATCCACAAAGGTTTTTAACTCTAGATCCTGACCCTTGAGTTCTCGCTGTTGAAACGCCCGTATGGTTGCCAGCACCTGCGTTACCTGTTCATTACGAGTTGGATTGTCAGGCAACGCCCAGAGCTGGACAATGCTCTGATGAATCGCTCGGGTAATAGTGAAAGCAGCTTGAAATTCCTGTTCTTCACGTTGTTGTCGATCGTGTTCACTTTGCAACATCAAGTTGACGATTGCTCCTGCTGTCAACATGCCCACTCCTACCACTGTTGCTGCTCCTCCAAGTGTGGCTATCGTATTCACCAAGTCTTTAGAGCTATCAAGGGCACCCGCTGCATTATTAATTAGGGAAGCTACCGTGGCCCCGGCTGCCATTCCCACAACAGCCGCTCCACTAGTGGAAGCCACAGCCGCCTGCACTTTAGCTGCTTGTTCAGATGCTATTTGCGACTGTTGCTGTTGGAAACGATGCTTGTTAGCGATCGTCGCCAGAAACTCATCCTTCGCAAGCTGAAAATCTGGGCTGAAGAGTCGCTGCCTAAGGGCACGGTGACGGCGCTCGTAGTCTAAAGTGGGGTTAGGCCCTAACTCAAGGCCAGTCAGCACAAGCTGTTTGGAGACCAAATCTACTGACTCTAGAATGGCATCCTTCATGCTACGGCGCGGATCTGCCATCCATGCTTGAAATTCATGAAACTCAGCCGGGGACAAATCTAGCGCCAGCATCAACCAGCGACGTTCCTCAGCCTCTTGATACGCCTTCACAGCCGTTTGCAGTGCCTGCTCAGCTTGCTCTAAACGCTGCCGGGCTAACAGTAACTGGTCTTGTTTTTCCAAGGTTTGGCGATCGTCATCCATCGCCTTAGAGACCATTCCCACCGTTACTGCTGCCCCTGTGCCCACAACTCCCCAGGTAGGATTTCCTTGCCCCAAGGCAATACCAATGCCACCCAAACTCAATAAACCCGCTACTAACAGAGCATTAGCCTGATGTTGCCAACTGAAACGGTTGGGTTGACGATGATAATAAACAGCTACATCGTAGCGATCAGCAGCATCATCCCGCTCATGCTGGGCAGCGATGGCGATCGCTTCCAGTTCCGCTACCTGTGCTGCCTGTTCCATTACTGCGCACTTAGCCATACTACTCCTGAATTGCCAGCCACTTCTCTAGATCTGCCATGCTGGTAAACTCTGGCATAGCCCGACTTAGGTCTGCTAGAACCGCTGGAGACAATGTAGCAAGACGGACAATCATTGTTTCCGCTAAGTCTTGCCCTAGCTGCTGAGCCAGCGGTGTGGTAATCCACGTGAGATTTTCCTTTAGCCATGCTGCCAAGTCTTCCCCATCACTAAAGTCTAACAGGGCTTCCCCTAAGGCTTCCAGATGGTCAAAAGACAAGCACCGTATACAAGCAGCCATGCCATCCTCCACAACTCCCAACCGTTTGGTTAATTGACGCAGGATGAGCGATCGCTCCCGATGTAAAGCTTCTTCTCGACCTTCTTCTCGGCCTTCTTCTCGGCCTTCTTCTCGGCCTTCTTCCTTGGCTTCTCGAATGGCACGAGGCTCCTTGGTGAAATCAATGATGGATATCATGGCCTTGATCTCCGCTTGGCTGAGGTGAGTGAATTTGTAAACCATTATAGAAGTGACAATATCGATCAGGTTAGCCCGGTCTTGCTCGCTATCCGCTTCTTGCATGATGCGATTAATTAGAGTTCGAGCTAAGTCTAAGAGCGTGTTTGAAAAGTTTTAGGCAAGCCTTCTCACCATGAGATTAACCATCGCAGCGTACAGCATTGTCTCACTTGTTGTGGGTAAATACTCATAATCTTTACTCAAGCGGCGATACCGACCAAACCAAGCAAACGTACGCTCTACCACCCACCGCTTGGGCAGGACCTTGAACCCCTTCTCCTGATCAGTGCGCTTAACCACCTTTAGAGTCCAGTTAAACGTCTGCTTCACCCAAGCTATAAAGTCTTTGCCACCAAAGGTGCTATCCGTCCAAATCAACTGTAAACACCCCCAGACCAGGGCAAGCCATATCCCTAACAAGATGAATCCGGCATGGTCAGAGCGCCCCGCGCTATGAACCACGACACACAACAGCAATCCCATCGTATCCACCAAAATTGTGCGTTTCCGCCCCTTCACCGTCTTGCCGCCATCATACCCCTTTTCCATAGCGGCACCTGCTGTTTTCACGGATTGAGAATCGATACAGGCAGCAGAAGGCTGCGGTGAGCGCCCTGCTTTTACCCGTAGTTGCTCTCTTAAGGCACGATTAAGAGCTTCCCAGGTACCATCGGCTTCCCAGGCGCGAAAGTAGGTATAAACGGTTGACCACTTGGGGAAGTCATGGGGGAGCAGCCGCCATGCACAGCCTGCTCGCAAAAGGTAAAAGATGGCATTGATGACTTCTCGCAGGTCGGTGGTGCGAGGTCTCCCGCCCGGTTTGGGCTGAGGTAGCAGGGGTTCAATCAGATGCCACTGGACATCGCTCAGGTCGGTGTCGTATGATGGTCGTTTCATTTTTATGTTGAAAGGCTAACTGTTAGCCTTTCAACATTACCTGATTATCTTTTCAAACACGCTCTAAGGCTTGGGGTTCCTCAACAATCGTCAATACAGTTGCAGCGATAGGTACTGGTAGCAAGTGCACATCACCTAGCTCATCTAGATAAACCCGGTGCACTTGGTCACTGGTTAGCAGATTGCGATAGGGATGGGTATCATCCTGCTCTAGAGCACGAGTAGGGTAGATGACCACCACGTGCCAATCAGAGAAGCGAGGGCGGTTACGGTAGAAGTAGAGGAGGGATTCACTGAATAGGCGTTCATAAAGAGTTTTGTCCTTTTGGAACTGCACTTCACAGAAGTAGACAATGCCAGATTCGGATTCTGGAGGCAGGAACACACCATCAATCTCAAACTTGGGTTCTTTGATGGCTACGGAGTCAAAACGATAGTCAGCAGCATTGGCGGGTCGATCGCCAATTAGGTCAAACAGCAGACTAGGCGATTGTTGGAACAATTGGTAGAAGATAGGGTCACGGCGCATAGGCCCCGAAGCATTAGCGTGATTAGGGCGATCGCAGAATCTGCAGCTATTGGCCAAGATAAGCAACTAAACAGCAGAAGCCTTCAGCGGGTTGCCAATTTTTTCAACAGTACCATT
Above is a genomic segment from Cyanobacteriota bacterium containing:
- the proS gene encoding proline--tRNA ligase, whose amino-acid sequence is MRLSQQLFVTLREDPAEAEIPSHKLLLRAGYIRRIGSGIYAYLPLMWRVLQKVSQIVREEMNAIGAMECLLPQLQPAELWRESGRWDTYTKAEGIMFSLIDRQDREMGLGPTHEEVITAVARDMIRSYRQLPVTLYQIQTKFRDEIRPRFGLMRGREFIMKDAYSFHADEESLKQTYQAMDAAYSNILRRCGLKFRAVEADSGAIGGSGSQEFMVLAEAGEDEILYTDDGQYAANVEKAVSLPPEALPSPFSTYEQRATPDTDTIAKLCDFLNCSPTCVVKNVLYQVLYDNGMTVLVLVSIRGDQDVNEVKLQNELVKRASDYGAKTVLKLMVPDAAQQATWAAKPLPLGYLAPNLGDDYIHQQRQKPEQGYIHPQFLRLADQTIVPLTNFVTGANETGYHVVGANWGHEFELPKLVVDVRTATAGDRAVHDPAQLLQTARGIEIGHIFQLGTKYSAAMAATFTNEQGEEKPLVMGCYGVGVSRLAQAAVEQSHDQDGIIWNPAIAPYHVIIVIPDLNKPDQVTAAETLYSELTSAGIEVLLDDRNERAGVKFKDADLIGIPYRVVTGKALAQGKVEVVSRATRASQELSLAEVVPTLQMWLADAKLSKPLEHR
- a CDS encoding DUF192 domain-containing protein, which translates into the protein MMHYRLPLLTLASTRLPWLHRSMIHLVMAGSLLTISLASLGCTPTASDTLPFANSPMSVAASPASRPMGQSLPISATAIIAGKPIKLEVARTVQEQSTGLMYRPSLPDDRGMLFPFDPPMTVSFWMKNVQIPLDMVFMRQGKVLFIAANVPPCQSDPCPVYGPGVPIDNVIELRGGRAKELGIQIGDFITIQHHQN
- a CDS encoding CAP domain-containing protein, giving the protein MARQHSQDMATKRVPFGHTGLQQRLYSVDQIIPTRRVAENAAYIFSHSHTADRAFRGWLRSHAHRQAIEASYYRYTGIGVAQDRNGGFYFTQLYVLPR
- a CDS encoding DUF4351 domain-containing protein encodes the protein MISIIDFTKEPRAIREAKEEGREEGREEGREEGREEALHRERSLILRQLTKRLGVVEDGMAACIRCLSFDHLEALGEALLDFSDGEDLAAWLKENLTWITTPLAQQLGQDLAETMIVRLATLSPAVLADLSRAMPEFTSMADLEKWLAIQE
- the lnt gene encoding apolipoprotein N-acyltransferase, coding for MSTMLPSGILMGLATAPVGAWWLAWVALVPLWAIVLQLKRHGRLWWHASLAGLLWGIGYHGLALFWITGIHPMTWLGVPWLASLAIALVCWVIITLWGALLVTLWAVVMSRLQSSHPASWVLILLGTALWCGLEWAWSSGVLWWTSLSYTQSPHNLVILQLGQLSGPATITAAIVAVNGLLAAAWTEFCSLSTVSKGNPDYASSAYRNGAAGYRYRPPQSFFIAAVVLCCSAHLIGFWLYSRPLADTPSMAVRAGIIQGNIPNTIKLFSEGWRRAIAGYTDGYTQLAAQGVDLVLTPETALPFLWTQPQDALPTLYQAIRTQGVTALVGGFGERGDRLTNSLFTITGDGTILSRYDKVKLVPLGEYIPFEALLSRLVSRLSPLDSQLAAGEPTQQFETGLGRAIVSICYESAFANYLRQQATAGGELFLSAANNAHYSPAMPAQHHAQDVQRAIELDRWAIRAANTGYSGIVDPHGNTRWISHLNTYALHAATVYRRQTRTLYVRWGDWLTPVLLVLAAGVGGIQVIRTSPDSV
- a CDS encoding DUF3153 domain-containing protein; protein product: MAALSIWYRQLCSTFGRSLAQMRLLGISVFAVLMLTGCVKYEVGLNFSTTHYGTIVQHIKLGQRFTVFSGQSAEQWLTTLEQRARSLGGSASRLSSQEVILTMPFYNGADLMQRFNQFFNPSSESGNQQLVELPSLSPTLTLQQTNALFAVRNHLIYDVDLQPLGVVGADGNQLINTSSLIELQLGLSTPWGATVLEPVTQVERVELLPDGHSLVWILKPGQVNHLEAIFWLPNPLGIGIAVIVIAVLGGALLRYRILSPPVLPPMVPFT
- a CDS encoding IS5 family transposase, with the protein product MKRPSYDTDLSDVQWHLIEPLLPQPKPGGRPRTTDLREVINAIFYLLRAGCAWRLLPHDFPKWSTVYTYFRAWEADGTWEALNRALREQLRVKAGRSPQPSAACIDSQSVKTAGAAMEKGYDGGKTVKGRKRTILVDTMGLLLCVVVHSAGRSDHAGFILLGIWLALVWGCLQLIWTDSTFGGKDFIAWVKQTFNWTLKVVKRTDQEKGFKVLPKRWVVERTFAWFGRYRRLSKDYEYLPTTSETMLYAAMVNLMVRRLA
- a CDS encoding GIY-YIG nuclease family protein, translated to MTSSDQSLHALAFLPYINDHGMLPEQFQGQVGVYAIFDKAKTLQCIGYSRDVYASLQQHLVRQPDRCYWLKVHTIDRPQRAILEAIRDCWIAEYGAVPPGNGPEQALWHDPIDAKPTMSADEKLAYESAPDDMTRSKLLKTVARRLEAQILDALQARGVKMPIRFNPKLKDNGLLDLK
- the plsY gene encoding glycerol-3-phosphate 1-O-acyltransferase PlsY — encoded protein: MTSSFLLWLVINLLLVGFAYLLGSIPPGYWAGKWLKGIDIREHGSGSTGATNVLRTVGKLPALVVFVVDIGKAVAAIVLARLLYPTVVQALLPSGVDRLMATVTTEQWLPWLSVLTGMAALLGHSKSIWLNFTGGKSVASGLGVLLTLDWRVGLLTLAVFGVVLAASRIVSLGSIVAAIACCILMPLLNPTVAYWLFAVIGSSYVIYRHSSNIQRLLAGTEPRLGEKSVQTPQS